The genomic segment CTATCGAGACGTAGACACAGTCAAGGTCGGATGGCTCAGTGGCAAGGAGTTTGGTGGTGAGAGGGAGAGGGGTTTGTGTGCGGAGTGATTCTTTAAGGTTCTGGAAGCGTGGAACAGCAGCCCTATATCGCTGGAATTGCCAATAACAACCCATGCAGGCAATCGAGGTCAGACTCCCCATTATGCCTACGAACACTACTTTCCGGATCATGATAAATTTGGAATTTTCATTTACACTCATCCATTCAAAAAACTTAAGGTGAACAGTCctgaatattgtttttttttttaaacaacattataaaaatatcaaaacgAAATGATAGAAGCATTATCTCGAGTACAataaaatgaacttttttttgttatgttaatCAGACATTTAGTAGTACTTAATAGTGCTTATATTATTTGCATAAAATATTTAAGAACTTTGAATTAACGATTGTAAATAGTTTTATCACAATTAAAATACCTACCACTTATTTTTAAAACGATTATTAAAAAGCCGATGTCACTCGAACTTCTAAACACTATTTATGTCTtaataaaaatgttcttttcacTTAAATAACTttaacagaaatgataacaaaaGGGTGTACAGATAAAACTTATTCAAAAGATATTGCAAACGCAGATTTCGTCTACTGCCTCGTTGTTTGAGCTCTAACCCGAGTCCTGCTAATGCGAGCAGGACTACTCTGAATATTCGTTAATGATCACTATTGAAGAAAACCTCACTAGCTTAGATTTGTTATTCGGGGTAGATTCTTGGCTGCTGTCCGTCGCGATGGTTTCTTTTGAATCGGTAAGTGGCAGACGCCCAATATTTATCTTGCTCATAAATTATTATAAGCTGATAAAATTGGAGCTTTCatataaactgaaaaaaatgcgTTTATAAGGTCATTGAAGTTGGTTAACAGTTTAGTCCATCTTTGGTGActgaacaatgtggttattttataGAAGCATAGCTGCCTGCTAATAATTGTTAATTTCataattaaattaattgaaattTTTGTAAAACTTAATGAAAAAAAGATCAAGATCAAGGTAGAGGTAACAATACCCGCCAGCACCCAGCCGATTTCCAGAGCCCCACTCCAAAGACAAATCTGGACCACCTCATCGTGAGCCATGGCGATCTAAATAGAAAGATGAGAGATTAGGCAGACCAAACTGGGGACACCGACACGACCCTCAAGATTACCATCAAAGAGCGGACTCAAGAAGAGATAACAGGGTGGCGATGGTCGAGGGCCGCGCCATCACATGAGGGATCATCAACCTATTCAACAAATGATACAACCAAGGGTTTAGCCGAGGTAGATGGTACCACAGTCGAGAGAAATCAATTATCAAAAGGCTCCGTTCAGGGAAAGGGAAAGACCGTCTTTTAGGGAAAGGAAACCCCGCGAAATTTTGAGAGGGGGAATTAATGGAGCCTCGGGATAGGATGGAGAGGTTAGATGGCAGGATTGAAAGGGACTGGCATACCTAACGAAAAAGATAGGAAAAAGGATGGAATCCATAAAGATAGAGACCCAGATACGACTACGAGCCTATTTAAAAATAGCGATTTGCGACAGAGATTCGGACTACAGGAGCCGTGATAATATTCGAAGAGAGAAAGTGTAAAGATAACGTGAGGAGCAATGGCAGGCTCCTCGAGACCGTCATTATATGCAAGAGTAGTCGTCAAGGAACTATAAAAATATTCATCCAGAGTCAAGGGACTACAAGGATACTCGTCCAGAGTCAAGGGACTACAAAGATGCTCGCCCAGAGTCAAGGGACTACAAAGATGCTCGCCCAGAGTCAAGGGACTACAAGGATACTCGCCCAGAGTCAAGGGACTACAAGGATACTCGTCCAGAGTCAAGGGACTACAAAGATGCTCGCCCAGAGTCAAGGGACTACAAAGATGCTCGCCCAGAGTCAAGGGACTACAAGGATACTCGCCCAGAGTCAAGGGACTACAAGGATACTCGTCCAGAGTCAAGGGACTACAAAGATGCTCGCCCAGAGTCAAGGGACTACAAGGATACTCGCCCAGAGTCAAGGGACTACAAGGATAATCGTCCAGATTACAGAGAGTTTAGGGACCCCCGGCAGGCACCAGCAAACCCTTCCCGAAAAACTTTCTGGGAGTCCGATGAGGAAAAATCTGGTATTAAAGCAGATCCCAGAAAACCTGATCACAGAAAAAAGTGCGAACCCAAACCCCCATCCAAAACGGACATGCAAAATAGACCACACAtttctataaaaaaaattgacagccACTAGCACAGCAGAGAACGTGATAAGTAAAAACTCGGCTATCCTCCCCGCGACAGAGAGCCTGATCGTAGATAGGACAACAGGCACAAGGGGATTTAGTTTAAGAAATCGGGTTAGTTTAGCAGCAGGGATGTTTAAAAGGATTCTTGGAGGAGGGATGTTGGGAGGGATGCTGGGAGGGCTACTGGAAAGGATGCCGGGAGAGATGCTGGGAGGGATCCTGGAAGGGATGGGAGGGATATTGGAAATACAGGGAGGAATGCGAGAGACGCTGGCAAGGATACTGGCATGGATCGAATCGCCAGTGACAACAAGATTGATCACCCTCCTCGCAAAATCAGGCCAGAAAAGGTCAGCTGGCTTGACCAACTCCGAGACAAGCTCAAATAATCCTCAAAGTCTTTGGACTCCATTCTGAAGGATTCAAGGACCGCCTCTGTCCCAATAAACTACATGACGACGCTGCTTGCGAAACGATTCGAATAAAAGAAAGGAAAGCTTCCGAGCTGTCTAGCCAATCATCCTGCGGGATACGAGGAGCAGATGCAGAAATTATTGGCGGGCCATGCTTCCAGTGAGACTGAGGTCAAGATTTTCGCATTTCGCAGGCCCAGGAATCTGATCGAGTTGGATGACCGGCTGGCAGCTGTCCGAGAGCAGCGGGCCTAGCTGCACCGGAAAAACACAAACCTTGCAGTGGACCTGTTGAAACTAGTCAGATAGGCCTCCGCAATCGACCTCCAACGAGAGGACTGCAAAGCCCGGCTCAAAAGCACGCTCTAGTCAATAGGATCACGCTGACATATTTGATAGCACAATATTCACGGCGAGCGTTTCCAGTTCTCACTGATGAATCGCATGGCCCTGCGGACAATCCCTGAAGGACGGTGGCTGTTATGCGTGCCTTCAAAGACCAACATCTCTTTTTGGGCCTTGATGGATTTGAACATTTCGAGGGAGTGGTGCCAGTCGATCAGATCGTCCTTTGTGCCGGCCAGGAACATGAAGGCCTGCCAGGCTGCGATCTGCTCGAGTGACTCCATCAGGTCCAGTTCGTTGCCGAGGTCGCAGCCGGTGTCGTTGGACATGCCCTGGTTCAGGCAGCAAAACACGCAGGGGAAGCAGCAATGTATCAGGCAGCAAAGTGATCCGGGAGTGGCTTTAAGGCTAAACTCTTTACTGAGCTGTTTTAAGTTGGAAAAGGGGGAGTCGACCACATTGACGCCTGTGCCGAGGGATTTAAGGACACTGACAGCCCCCATGCTACGACCCCAAAGGGCAACCCGTCTTCCCATCAGTTCAAGCTTGCTGACAGCCGCTCTGACCTGTTCAGCCTCTTTGCAGCCGAGTGTCACGTACTTGCCGGCGGGGTGGTTGCCGCACCCCTCAAAATCAATCGAAGCGAGTCCAGCCTTGCGATAGGCGGTCCCTTTGCGTGTCCAGAACTCTTTGTAGAAATCAGTCAGGAGGGTCATCACTTCGAGCTTGCAGGAGGAATTCCCGTGAAGGTAGAGGATGGTCAGTTAGGGTTCTTCTTAGGCCTAGATCAGAGACAGGACGAAGGGTTGGGTATGTGGCACCTCTACGTTTCGGACCCGGAAGGGGGCGCCTGCAGGATGCCTGGCCAGCATGCTCTTCAATTCAAGTTCCGGATACCTCACCCTCAGCGGCCTTATCAGCAGTCCCTTCAGCATCTCCCAATACGAATCCGTCCGATGCCTTTCAAAAGTGATCGAAGGGTTGTAATCGTCCTCGGAGTCGTCCTCCTCCTTGACGGCCACCTGCATGCTCATAATTCCAAACCCAAAATGCAAGATATGGAGCAGGACCTGCTTCGCAAGCTGCAGACGCCGGCccgcagctcctcctcctcctgctcgcgGTAGCACTTCGCTAACGACTATGAGTACTACCTGGCGATGCTGGGCTGTCTGGCGGGGTATGGGTCATTCTGGCGGTTCTCGTATCTGTTCTACGTCAACGGCGGAAGCGTGTTCCTCATCCCTTACGTTCTGTTTATGGTGCTCCTGGGGGCACCTATCCTGCACCTCGAGAACGTGGCGGGGCAGCTCGCCCAGACCACCAGCATCAACCTGTTCTAAAGACTGCACCCTCGGTTACAAGGGCTTGGCTACTTCCCCCTCATGATCGCCTTTTTCCTCAGCGCCTACTACAACTCCATCCTCGTGTACTCATGGTCGTACTTCTTCCGGTCCTTCGAGTCGCCACTGCCCTGGACCGTGGCCCACAACGCCTCGGATATCTTGAACGAAGGCTACTTCAACAACCAGGTTCTGCACCGCACTGCCAGCGTGGAGATACTGGGGGGATTCCAGCCGGGACTGTTCTGCCTGTACATCTTCAGCATTGTGCTGTGCACGCTTGCGATTGTGAAGGGAGTGAAGGTCAGTGGGAAGATCACGCTGGTGACGGCCAGCTTGCCGTACCTGCTGCTGGCGGTGCTGCTGGTTCGAGGGCTGTTTCTGGAAGGCGCGGGAGACGCCTTGCAATATTTGCTGACCCCTCAGCTTTCAAAACTGCTGAGGCCTGGTATTTGGAAGGACGCCTGTGTCCAGGTCTTTTTCCAGCTGTCGGTCGGAACAGGCGTGCCTATCATGTTCAGCAGCTTCAGAGAGAGGAGGGCGCCGATCGGCAGGTTCACATGGCTGTTCTGTGCAGGGGTGGGGCTTTGTGGACTGCTGTCGGTGGTGATCGTCTACATCTACATGTTTCATTTCGCCAGGCTGCATGGACTGCAGTTCGAGGAGGTAGTGGTGTCAGGCCCTTCTCTTGCCTTCGTGGTGTTCTCACAGGCTCTGGCTCTCCTGCCGTGGCCTAACCTATGGTCAGGACTGTTCTATTTCACTCTGATCCTGCTCGGCATCGACAGCGAGTTCGGCTTCATGGAGACAGTCGCGGCCTCAGTAGAGGACGCCATCCCTGACTTCAAAAAGTGGGCGGACCCCATCGCCGTCCGCAAAGTAATGGGGGCAATCCTATGCTGTTGCTCGGTACTGTTCAGCTTTGGCAACGGGTACCACATGGTCATGCTCGTAGACTCTTTCACTTGCAACCTACCGATCCCGCTGATCTGCCTGGCCGAGGCGTACCTGATAGGCCATCGGCTGGACTACATGGCGCTGGAGgccaagcagcagcagctcacGGGGGCGGGCTCTGACCGGCTGCTTCTGCGAGAAATTACAGGGCTTAGAGTGACCTACGCACTGTTGGTGATCCTTGCGATCGGACTGTTCGAGCAACTGGCATACGCGTGGACCCTTAACTTCGTGCTCAACTTGCTGGGGTGGTCGATCACACTCAGCCCggtgctcctaaccctcctatTCCTGAAAAGGGGGGGCTCCACCCTCTCCATCGACGAACTAGACATCCGCAACATTTACACAAAGCCACGCCCCCTCGAACTCGAGATGTACTGACCCGGGTGTGAAAATGTCATTGATAATCAAGTTTGCAGAGACGCCGGCGTTGGCCTTCCTGCCGCTTCCAGGTGTCGAGGGTGCGAAGCTATTAGAGAATATGTTTTTCGTCCTAGAGGGGTGGATCGATTGGTCGGGAGGTGTGGGGTCTTGGCCGGGATAGCTGTTGACGGGATTTTGTCTGGGGCCAGATTTTACCTTAGACTGTGGTCTGGAGAGATTTGCGGAAAAGGTGGTCTTTGAAGACCCGTTTACTGATGGGTCGAGTTGAACCTGCGGATGGGGGCGGGGCGTAACGGTAAGGGCGACGAATTTATGTGGGTTCGCTTGCTAGTGCTAGATGAAATTATCCCTTTACTTCGATCCGCAACTTTCCAGGCCTGAACTTCTGCGATTTCAAGCCATCCCAGTCCGGCCGACTAAAAATCATTCTAAACCCAATAAATTCCTATTCACCAAATAAACCCAttcaccaccaccgccaccccaGCCACAACCAACCCCATCGCAAGCCAGAACCTGCTACTCCCTGCTTTTTCCATGGCCTCGTTCTTCACCCTTTCGAGCCGGGCTTTCGCATCGGTGAGTTTCGCATCCTGTTCTGTGAAAAGCTAGTCTAGTTGGAACTGAGAGGTTTAGAGGTGCAGGTTGATATGGGACTCGGCTTCATCGACCCTTGCGGAAAGCCGATCCAGTTATTTTTTCAGTCTCACAAACCCGCGCTCATCCCCGACCTCttctccaccccccaccaccatcccTCCCAACACCTCCTCCAATCTGTCCTCCTCGACCATCCCCTCAAGCCGTACCTCCTCGCTCCCACCACCACTAAACACCAAAAGCGGATACTTCCGAATGCCCACCTCCCGACACACCGACACCTCCACGTTACAGTTGACCGCAAAGAATCCAATACTCGAGTGTCTCGCCATAAGGCCTTCCAGACGCGGATGCATGTTCCTGCTGAAAACACAGCTGGGGGAGAAATACTTGATGAGCTTTGCAGTAGGCTGGGTCTTGACGAGTTGGTGGGTTGATAGCTCGAGGGGGATGGCGAGGCTGTCTTTCCACCAATCTGTGGCTGCGGTGGTTGTCAAGATCACCCAAATCATTATAACCATGAGGGCCAACGACCATCGGCTGCTCGAGGAGTTGATCGCCAGGCAGTTCAAGCTACTCTACCCGCGCTGCCAGGAGAATCCTCCGCGGGTGTACCGGTACCCCTGATGATGTGACTGTTAATGTAGAATGCCAGAAAGGCGGAGCTTCAGGCCGCTGAGGTCAGGGTGCTGGAGGAGCAGGTGGCATGCCTGAAGAAGACGGTCGCAAGGTTGGAAGGACAGCTGGCAAGCAATCAGAAGAAAGCCGCTAAGGAAGAAGACACCCGGAACAGCATGCCCGCGTTTTTCAACGCCTAGCAGCTGAAGTTCTAGAACGAGGGGCTCAAGAAAGAGGTGATGCAATTGAACGACGAGAAGAACAGGTTGGAGCAGCTGACCAGGGAACAAGAGGCTGAGCTTAATCGTCTGAGAAGGAGGAACCGGGAAATCGAGATTGTGGAGCGTAGCAGATAGGAAAAATTCAAGGAGGCGCTTGATAACCTGGAGCCGATCGTGGTGGAGGTCGAACCTGATATCAACACGGTTACAGAAACCTTCAAGGCGACCTGCAGCCTGCGCTAAGCTATCGTAGCGTCTATAGGGGAATGCTTCACAAGGTCAGCCAGCACTGCCTTCTAGAAAAAGACATCCTCTCTGGCAATTTTCGGGGCCAACCTAGAACACCTCAAGTCGAGCAGTTTGCTCAGAGACAGTCTTTTGGTCTACGCCTCGCTTAGGAGCCTTGTAAGACGGCATTTCGATAGCTATGGGAAGGCAGGGCTGAACGATCCGCGGTATTTGTCGttgctggcagggaaggaggtAGAGGGGAATTTCGGCAGGAACGAGGTCAACCTTTGGTTGGAGACCAACCTCATTGAAGTTCTTGAAAGAGCCggcaaaaaaaaggatggaagaGGGGGTCCCACCTCCGCAGTGTACCAACTCGCCGCCCTCCACCACCGCGCCAAGCACCCCGTCTCCTAAGGCGTGTACCGGCTCGACCTAGACCTCGTCACCCGCCTCTAAGACAAACTCATATTGTACCTCATGAAATTCGTGGAAGactgacaaaaaaatgcataagtTTATTTCGGGTCACAGGATATCGAAGATGGTGGGGGGAGAGGCTGGCTACTATAGCTTGAGGACGGCTTGGGTATGCTCGCGGGAGAGGAAGTCTTGCATCTTGTCGATGTAGGACTCGTAGCGGGGGTCGTCGAGGGCTGAGTAGAATTAGATCAGTCTCTGGTAGAGGGTTAGCAGGGTCTGGCAGTTGTCATGGTCCAGCAGCCCTAGCGATTACAGCTTAGTGGcctgctcctccagctcctcaatCGGACAGTCCACCAGCCCCTCCAGTGTCACTTACTTCCGCTTGAAGCTTGCTTGGGAAGGGATGAGATTGCTGCTTTCCTTCATCGCCTGGCACACTGCCATGAACTATTGCGGATTGTCCAGCCTGCATTTCATTTGGCTGTCTCCAAAGGTCAGAACCACTTTTCCTTTGGTCATGGCCGTCCCCTTCACTTGCTCGATTGCGAAGCTGTTCCGTATCCGGACGTAATTTCTGTTGGACTCGAAAAGGATCAGACACCCATCTTGCAGCGCAAAGGCTATTTTCCGGTCCCCTTCGCTACCCCAAAACACCAGCATTTCAGCCATCAGTTCTTCATGAAATCTCACGCCTGCTCGGTAGCTCCTTATCGTGTCCACATTTTTCCGGCAGTTCAAAAACGAAATGCTCCTGTCAACAAGCCCTGCCAGGCTCATGCCCTTGCCATCGACCGAATCCCAGAAGTCTTTGAAGAGCCAGGTTCCAGCCCGATACACCTCAAAAAACAGGTAGGGTTTGGAAGGGTCCCTGTGACTCAGCACGTAGCGTAGTTTGGGCTAAGGCAGGAGAGGATGCCCGCCTTAGATCATCGCAGAAGAGATTGATATTGCAAGCTCATAGTAAAACTAGTTGGACTTGGTGGTGTAAGGGTGTGTCAGGCTGCGTATTTGTTAATACAGAGAGGCCTGTATTGCCTCGGGAATGAACTAGGGGAATTTGCGGGAGAATTAATCCATTTTTATATATCAGTGAAATATTGATTAAGGGGTCAGCAAGGTGCGTTGGCTGGGTAGGTGAGTACCAGCTAGCATGAACACATAAACCTTGGGCTGTCCTGAGTCGAAGGCCGAGTTTGACTTGTCGAAAAAGATCGCtgatttttctgtgttttaatggGTGTTTCGACGCTTAGTCGTTGTTGGTTATTTAGTCAATTTTAGTTTTGAGCCAGTGTAGTTGATCGAATCATGCAGGACTGGCCCCTCATGTTGTTGAGCCTGAGACTTTCCTACATCTCGTGGTTGGGCCTGGCTAAAAGGCAGCCCCAACCAAGAGATCACTAGGAAATCAAGCTAATTCAGTTCATAATTACGGTTGCTCCTATGGCATTCATTACTGTTAAAAATTGAATTTCGTATGGTCACACCGCCACCTGAAGACCCTCAGGACCGACCGCCTtccataataataaaacaatccGTCCATAATTCACTGTGCGTTTTTGAGTCGATAGAAATACTCTTTGCGGGCAAGCAGTTACTCAAAGGAGCCAGACTATACTATTCTGCCCTTTTCCAGCACAAAAATTGTGCTGCTGTTCTTGATCGTCTCCAGTCGATGCGCGATGCTAATCGAAATTCGGCTTTGCATCAGGCCCTCGATGGCTGCCTGCACGATCTGTTCGTTTTCATTGTCCAACGCGCTGGTCGCCTCGTCGAACAGGAACGCCCCAGGCTCCCGGGCAACCGCCCTTGCAATAGCGATTCTCTGCTTCTGCCCTCCTGACAGCAGCATTCCACGGCTTCCAGTTTCCCTGTCGAGTCCCTCCGCATTCCACACGAACCCTGCACTGGCGCTCTTAACTGCTGCCATCACCTGATCATCAGAGAGGTCCTTGTTGTAGATTATGTTTGAGCGCAGTGACGCTTTGAAAAGCACGGGCTACTGACTGACTAGTCCAAACATGCTCCGCAGCTGGTGGGGATGCATGTTCTTGATGTCTTCACCGTTGACCAGAATGCTGCCCTGCTCGGGCTCATAGTACCTCATGAGCAGCTGCACGACCGTCGACTTGCCTCCTCCGCTTGCTCCAACAAAGGCCACTCTTTCTTCCGGTCCAATTTTAAACGACAAGTTTTCGTATACAGGCGCGTCCCGCGCAGGGTATCTAAACTTTACCTCTCGAAACTCGATCGAGCGAACCGCCTAAGGTTGCAAAGTAAAGAATTAGGTGCTGGGTGGCTCGTCCTCCTGTATGAGGTCATACTACCTGTGATTTCCATCCTCAGGAAATTCCCCTTGCGCGTCAATGACATCAAAAAGCTTGATGGCAGAGAACTTGCCCTCAGTGACATCGGGCATGAACTGCGAGGACTGGCCGATGTTGATGCCCGTGAAGATGATCGCGAACAGACTGACCATCATCTTCTCGATGGCAGATTTGGTGATCTCTCCCGATTCGCTTACTGAGTCGACGATGATGCGCTACTAGAGGAAGACCGCTCCCAGGTAGAACATTAGCCCGAACACCAAGAAGGTTGTGAACTGGCTTAGGCCCTGGAAGAACCCTGCTGCGACCCCCTTTGTGATCGACTCCTGGTAGGGCGCCTGCAAGGATTCAGTGTAGGCCTTCATCACGTACTCTTCCTGTGCGAAAGACTTGACAGTCCGGATCCCCGAGACCACATCGGTGACGATGACGGCAGAGGCCGAGTAGACTTAGTTACTTCTCTCAATGAACTTGTGCACCACCTTCGAGCGGATGATGCCTACGAGGATGACTATGGGCAGCATTGCGAGGGCGATGAAGGCCAGCTGCCACGAGTGGGTGAAGGAGATGATCAGGGCGGAAATCAGGCTGCCCAGGGCCTAAAGCGACAGCGCGATGTAGGTGGATGTGAGTTTGTTGACCGCAGAACAGTCTGAGCTGAGGGAAGTTGACAAGCTGCCTGGCGAATTTTACTTGGCGTCGAAGAACCCTGCCGGCATCCGGATGAGCTTGTCAAAGGCATGGATTCTGAGTCTCATGGCCATCTTTTATCCGATCAGGTTGAAAAGTGCAAATTTAATGAAATCTCCGGCGCCACCGACCAGCCCGATGATCAGGAAGAGCAGGGCCACCCGATTTATCACCTCGATCGAGGAGGCCGGGCTGATGAGCTCAGTGATGACCTATGCGAACCACACAGAGTACAGAGGGTTCAACACTCCTACGCCCAGCGAGCATATGATTGACACGATGAGGAAGGGCAGTTCCTGGATGTTGTAAGACAGCAGCCGTCCAAAGATGCTGCCCTCGTAGTCTCTGATCTTTTCTACCTTTTCCTTCGCGATCTCGTCATCAGTTTTGGACACCACCCCCTGCTTCTTTTGAGCAGCTGTCTGAGTCTTGGCGGGGTCGCTGTCCCGGTTCTAGGACTCGGCTTTTTATTCGTCTTTGATTTGGTTCACGGCAAGGGCGTAAAACTTGCCTTTTTTGCCCATCAGCTCTTAGTAGCTGCCTTACTCGACCAGCACGCCGTAGTCCATGACCAGGATATGCTCGCACTTCTTGACGGTTGCCAGCCGGTGGGCGATCGTGACAGTAGTCCGTGACTAGCTGATTCGGTCCAGAGTCCGCTGAATCATGACCTCGCTCTTTCGATCCAACGCGCTGGTGGCTTCATCCAGTAGCAGCAGCTTCGGGTTTTTAAGCAAGGCCCTCGCAATGGCTAATCTTTGCTTTTGACCCCCTGAAAATTGGCTTCCCCCGATCCCGATATAAGTGTCAAGGCCCTCGGGCAAATCCTTGACAAAGGATTCGGCCTCGGCCTAGCAAAGGGCTTTCCAGATGTCTTCGTCAGTGGCATCCTCACGACCGTAGAGCAGGTTTGCCCTGATCGAGGCGGCGAACAGCACAGGCTCCTGGCCGACGTACCCTATGCTTTTCCGCAGCCACTTTAGCTGGTAGTCCTCTAGCGGCCTTCCGTCAAACAGGATTGATCCTGAACTCTGTCTATAAAACATGAGGATCAGCTGGAGAGTGGTGCTTTTCCCACTACCGCTCTCACCGACGATGGCATTGCGAAGACCTTCTCGAATCGTAAACGACACCCCCCGCAGGACCTGAACATCTGGCCTAGTAGGGAAACTAAACATGACCTATTTGAACTATATCCTTCCCCCAAACCTCTGCGGAGCCAGGCCCTCAGGGTTCGGATTCTCCTTGGATTGCCGTTCTACGATAGTGTTGATCTTTTCGATTGCAGCCTGCCCCTCCGAAAAGATCTGGATGCTGGGCAGAGAAAAGCCCAGGACAATCCCGCCGATGTAGATCGACAGGACGATGG from the Hippocampus zosterae strain Florida unplaced genomic scaffold, ASM2543408v3 HiC_scaffold_231, whole genome shotgun sequence genome contains:
- the LOC127594756 gene encoding sodium-dependent neutral amino acid transporter B(0)AT1-like, translating into MIAFFLSAYYNSILVYSWSYFFRSFESPLPWTVAHNASDILNEGYFNNQVLHRTASVEILGGFQPGLFCLYIFSIVLCTLAIVKGVKVSGKITLVTASLPYLLLAVLLVRGLFLEGAGDALQYLLTPQLSKLLRPGIWKDACVQVFFQLSVGTGVPIMFSSFRERRAPIGRFTWLFCAGVGLCGLLSVVIVYIYMFHFARLHGLQFEEVVVSGPSLAFVVFSQALALLPWPNLWSGLFYFTLILLGIDSEFGFMETVAASVEDAIPDFKKWADPIAVRKVMGAILCCCSVLFSFGNGYHMVMLVDSFTCNLPIPLICLAEAYLIGHRLDYMALEAKQQQLTGAGSDRLLLREITGLRVTYALLVILAIGLFEQLAYAWTLNFVLNLLGWSITLSPVLLTLLFLKRGGSTLSIDELDIRNIYTKPRPLELEMY
- the LOC127594757 gene encoding LOW QUALITY PROTEIN: ABC transporter B family member 2-like (The sequence of the model RefSeq protein was modified relative to this genomic sequence to represent the inferred CDS: substituted 5 bases at 5 genomic stop codons); protein product: MYNMLLLGAGAFVLSWVMMTTWMVAGERQAIRSTKLSDESTNLQKAIGDKVGLFINTFSMALTGIILGLARGWKLALVMLSSVPVIGLSAFFFTYIVKKAEEVFGSIKTVKALCGEQHESSLFEGMVKKAVHMTVRFGVLSAAAVGLITMAKYMTFSLGYWYGGVLVSRGEINDNTGQLYTGGEVLTIVLSIYIGGIVLGFSLPSIQIFSEGQAAIEKINTIVERQSKENPNPEGLAPQRPDVQVLRGVSFTIREGLRNAIVGESGSGKSTTLQLILMFYRQSSGSILFDGRPLEDYQLKWLRKSIGYVGQEPVLFAASIRANLLYGREDATDEDIWKALCXAEAESFVKDLPEGLDTYIGIGGSQFSGGQKQRLAIARALLKNPKLLLLDEATSALDRKSEVMIQRTLDRISXSRTTVTIAHRLATVKKCEHILVMDYGVLVEXGSYXELMGKKGKFYALAVNQIKDETQTAAQKKQGVVSKTDDEIAKEKVEKIRDYEGSIFGRLLSYNIQELPFLIVSIICSLGVITELISPASSIEVINRVALLFLIIGLALGSLISALIISFTHSWQLAFIALAMLPIVILVGIIRSKEEYVMKAYTESLQAPYQESITKGVAAGFFQGLSQFTTFLRIIVDSVSESGEITKSAIEKMMVSLFAIIFTGINIGQSSQFMPDVTEGKFSAIKLFDAVRSIEFREVKFRYPARDAPVYENLSFKIGPEERVAFVGASGGGKSTVVQLLMRYYEPEQGSILVNGEDIKNMHPHQLRSMFGLVSQXPVLFKASLRSNIIYNKDLSDDQVMAAVKSASAGFVWNAEGLDRETGSRGMLLSGGQKQRIAIARAVAREPGAFLFDEATSALDNENEQIVQAAIEGLMQSRISISIAHRLETIKNSSTIFVLEKGRIV